Proteins from a genomic interval of Gossypium hirsutum isolate 1008001.06 chromosome A09, Gossypium_hirsutum_v2.1, whole genome shotgun sequence:
- the LOC121206053 gene encoding berberine bridge enzyme-like 8 → MGFLHSSSLFPFLLVFIVSFSWPITSSADIYGDFLHCLSSSSISNLVYTQMNSSYSSILESTIHNSRFITPTSPKPWVIVTPLHVSHVQATIRCSKIHGLQLRTRSGGHDFEGVSYISESESPFVIIDLANLRSVQVDVENEVAWVQSGAIMGEFGGGYGLLFRKYGLAADNVIDAEFIDANGRILNRKSMGEDLFWAIRGGGGGSFGIVLSWKIKLVHVGETVTVFSISKTLEQNATQILHRWQYISYKFPDGMYPSITISTTNTTTQDGRNLTVVVTFSTMFLGRANELVLLMQNIFSELGLTSKDCNEMSFVESILALGLLPNQNLEILLDRNYRVSFLVATPSFKTKSDYVKKPIPEIGFQGIWSQLLEPEARGATFNFVVKWTNSRNLQSLSHIGRGIYTK, encoded by the exons ATGGGTTTTCTTCACAGTTCATCATTGTTCCCATTTCTTCTGGTTTTTATCGTTTCATTTTCATGGCCGATCACTTCATCAGCTGATATCTATGGAGATTTTCTTCATTGCCTTTCTTCATCTTCCATTTCCAACCTTGTTTACACACAAATGAATTCATCATATTCATCTATTTTGGAATCCACGATTCACAATTCCCGTTTCATTACTCCCACAAGCCCTAAACCATGGGTGATCGTAACACCATTGCATGTTTCCCATGTCCAAGCAACGATCCGTTGCTCAAAAATACATGGTCTCCAGCTTAGAACTCGAAGCGGTGGCCATGATTTCGAAGGTGTTTCTTATATATCTGAATCTGAATCTCCTTTTGTCATCATTGATTTGGCTAACTTACGATCCGTTCAAGTTGATGTGGAAAATGAAGTTGCATGGGTTCAATCTGGAGCGATAATGGGTGAATT CGGCGGAGGCTACGGTTTATTGTTTAGAAAATACGGTCTCGCGGCGGATAATGTTATTGATGCAGAGTTTATCGATGCTAATGGGAGAATACTTAACAGAAAATCAATGGGGGaagatctgttttgggctattcGCGGCGGCGGTGGTGGAAGCTTTGGGATTGTCCTTTCATGGAAGATTAAATTAGTTCATGTTGGAGAAACTGTAACAGTCTTTTCAATAAGCAAAACGCTGGAACAAAACGCCACTCAAATTCTCCACCGTTGGCAATATATTTCATACAAATTCCCCGACGGAATGTACCCTTCGATCACGATATCAACAACGAACACCACCACCCAAGACGGCCGGAACTTAACGGTGGTCGTCACTTTCAGCACCATGTTTCTCGGCCGAGCAAATGAACTCGTCTTGTTGATGCAAAACATTTTCTCTGAACTTGGACTCACCTCTAAAGACTGCAACGAAATGAGCTTCGTTGAATCGATTCTCGCTTTGGGTTTGCTACCAAATCAAAATCTCGAAATTTTACTGGACAGGAATTACAGAGTTTCATTCCTCGTCGCCACCCCTTCGTTCAAAACGAAATCCGATTACGTCAAGAAACCAATCCCGGAAATTGGTTTCCAGGGAATTTGGTCTCAGCTTCTCGAACCGGAAGCAAGAGGGGCGACGTTCAACTTCGTGGTAAAATGGACGAATTCCCGGAATCTGCAGTCCCTTTCCCACATCGGAAGGGGAATTTATACAAAATAA